ATGCATATTTAATGGCGTTCCAAGAATTATCTGAAAAATCTGTTGGCAAGAGTATTTTTTTCATAATTATTAGGTATTTAGTTACGTCTCATATTTTGTAATACTAAAAAAGGAATTTCGATGTACAAGCTTATTTCATCAATAGTAGATTGAAACAAGATGTTTTCTAAAAAAGAATGCCTTGTATTTACCATGACTAACATATTTATATCATTCTCTTTTATATAGGTATAAATAGCATTGGTAATATTTTTATTATCAACGATTTTAAAATTGATTTTATTTTTGCACAATGCTTCATTTATAAAATCCTGATGGTTTTGCTGTCTTAATGAAAGTTTTTTACTTTTAGAAATATAGAGCATATCTATTACAGCTCTATAAGGAGAAGCCATGTCACATAATAATTTTAATTCGCGTCTTTTATACGGAATCATATAATTTGTAGGGAAAAGAATTCGTCTAGGCTGTATATGTTTGTAATTTTCTGGAATTGCCAAAACAGGGCATTGC
The genomic region above belongs to Mariniflexile litorale and contains:
- a CDS encoding universal stress protein, translating into MRKILVPTDFSENALNALDYALELFKYDICEFYIMHAYQDDIYADKVLMKSKTIDELTRVISDKSQLQLEGILKHVSKVSPNSRHTYHVVSSNNMLIDEADKIVDEECIDIIVMGTRGKTNDRKLTFGSHTLQVLKYVQCPVLAIPENYKHIQPRRILFPTNYMIPYKRRELKLLCDMASPYRAVIDMLYISKSKKLSLRQQNHQDFINEALCKNKINFKIVDNKNITNAIYTYIKENDINMLVMVNTRHSFLENILFQSTIDEISLYIEIPFLVLQNMRRN